A segment of the Nitrosopumilus sp. genome:
GATTTTTGGAACTTTCATCATTGCTAGTCCCATTCTCTTTGCAATGATTGCGTATCCTGATTCCATATCTTGGAGCTGGAACGAGGGACGGGGAGGCTATCTGTTTGCACTTATTTTTGTAATTGCCGAATTAGTTGGATTAAAAATTATTATTTCAAAGAAGCGATTACTGTCTGTAATACCGTTGGCGGTTCTAACTGTTGCATATCTTGTCTCGTTGGAATTTGGCTTGAGGGAATACATTGTTGAATCCGCAAAATCATTTGACGTACAATTAATCGATTCATGGACTTGGATGTGGGACTTTGTAGTTATGGCAATATTTATCGTCATAGCACTTACAATCTTCTTTGGCAAGCGGTGGATTAGAATCGCCCCTGCTGCACCAATTTTTCTGACGGGAACTGCAATAATTCTGTCTCTGGATGCATTTTTCCCCTATGACACACTTGGTCCATTACAGTACATTGTCCCATATTTTGTCCAGGCAAATGTATGGCTGGTAACCGCACTTGATCTTGGAACAGCAGTAGCTCGAGACAATGTCATGTTCCTGCGTGGTGACCATGGCTCCATGGCTCTTCAGGTATTTTGGCCGTCAGCCGGAGTACATAGCATAATAATTTTTTCACTGGTGATTGGTGCGTTCATGCTAAAGCTAAACATACCTCGAAACAGAAAGGCCATTTATTTTGTAATTGGGATAATTGGAACTATCATCGTCAATCTCATCAGGATTTTTTCGTTGTCTTGGTATGCCCTCAAAGTAACCACTGATCCTGTGGCCTGGGAGGAATATCATAAAATTGCGGGAGAGATAATGTTCCTGCCTTGGCTGTTTGCATTCATCTTAGTCGTGATTGTTATAGAGTCCAGACGCCTGAAAAAACTGGATGCGAAATCCTGAATGGCTCTAAAAAAAAGTTGTAATGTCGCTTTGTCCTTTTACTTCTGATAGTTCTGAAACCTTTACTCCGAGCCTTCTGATGGTGATTGTTTGGTTTTCAAGGGCTTCCTTTAGTAGCTGATCTGCATTCCTTTGCAGCTCTTCTATACTTTTTGTTGGATTTCGAAGCATTCTTGATTTTGATTTGTTTGACAAATCTGACTGGACAAAATGTATCCCTATGGACTTGAACATTCTGTTGTTTTTTTTGACAACATCGTGGACCTCTTTGCATAGATCTGTGATGTTTTCAGACAAAAATTGATAATCCTTTGAGTCTTTTTTCAATGTCGTGATTTTACTATACTGTATGCTTGCTTCCTTTTCTTTTACTGGCTCGTCATCTATTCCCCTTGCTGAATTATGGATGTATGTTCCACTCTTTCTGCCGAATTCTTTGTTCAGAGTAAAAATATCTATTTTTTTCAGGTCTTGAATTGTCTCCAGGTTCATTTCCAAAAATCTCTCTTCGGTCTTTTTTCCAATGCCTGGAATTTTTCTAATTTTTAATTGATCCAAGAATGCCTCTATTTTATCCGGAGATACAATCGTGAGACCGTCAGGTTTTTGAAAGTCTGATGCTATCTTTGAAATTAGTTTATTGGATGAAATTCCTATGGAGCAGCTAAGTTTGATTTTGTCTCTGATGGAATTTTTTATTTGCTGCGCCAAGTGGCCTGCCTTATTGAAATTTCTTTCGGTTCGCAGCGTTACATCCAGATATGCCTCGTCTCTTCCAACGTATTCAAAGATGTCCGCACTGTCTTTCATTATTTCCATTGCTTTTTTAGACATTTCAGAATAGAAGTCAAAATCCACTGGCAAGAAAATCGCATCCTTTCTTCCTTCGAGTCTTTTTTTTGCAAATGCAATTGGAATGCCTGACTTTACTCCGTATTTCCTGGCCGTATAGTTTGCAGTCGCTATGGCACCGCTGTCTCCTCCTCTGTCCGAGAAGACACATACGCATACCGGTTTTGACTTTAATTCTGGTGATCTTGTCTCTTCGCATTGGGCATAAAAATAATCAAAATCTATGTGGAAAACTATTCTGGTTTCCAATGCATCTCTAAAAATTATTTGATTATTACAGTATTGTGTATTCATCTGAATAATATGTGTGAATAATTTAGGCTATTTGTAATGCCTGATAATTACAACCCTGACACTCTTGATAAATTCTTTGTTTCTATAACACACGCTTCTAAAGCTGTGGTTGCTTTAGTAGTGATGGCAACTATTCTTGGTGTACTGTTTGGATTGGTGATTCCTGACACTTATTTGCCCGGTTTTATTTTTGGTTCTTCATCCCTGCCTGATGTTGTTTCAGAATCTAAACTATCTAAAAATATGGCAAATAAAATTTCTGAGAAAATATCTTATGATATCGGCATAATTGAGGAATATGTTGATTCGGCCCTGTCACATAACTCTTTTACGTATATGGAACTCCTAGATCCAAAAATTGTATCGTGTGATGATACTAGTGAAGATGTGATATGTGATGAAATGGCAGAAATTAAAGACAAAACTAACTCTCATTACAATTTTATTTTTGCTAAACCTGGACAGGAAATTAACAACGGTCTCAAGACTGAGAATTGTGAAATCGAACGTATAGTGATTGATTCAATAGGTGATGAAATTAAAAATGAATGGCTTCATCGTCAATGGTGTGATACAAAATATAATATTTTATTGACAAATCAATATTCTGCAAGCGGTGATGACTATCATAATGTGAACTCGTTACTGACAAAATATGTTGATAAAGATGGCTATGATGTGGGCATAGTTAATGCATACAATCTTGAGAAACTTGTTAAAGAATACATGGATGAGTCTGTCATAAACAGGTTCAATACGATTGTTTTAGATGCAAATGGCTGTGTTGCGGCTGCTGTCTCCAAAGATCCAGATAATACCACGATAAAATTGGATGATTCTGTTTGGCAAATACAGAAAAATGGGACTATCTTAGATTTGTTTCCAAATTTTGACGGTATACGGAATTGTCCTGATGTGGCAGAGCTAGATATGGATAACCATGAGGAATATTTGATATCTTTGAAGATCAATTCCGAAGATGAAAGTAATATGGATGGACCATACTACCGATATGAGATGGAAGAATTTATCTCGGATGATCCTACTAAAAATACGAATGTTTTTAAAAATTGGTCCATTTTGATATCTCTGAATTAGAATGATTCAGTAATGCTTCTTTTCTCACTAGAATTAATCTCACTGAGTGAGAATGAACGACACAATGGATGATATGTGGCAAAGAAAAATCAAACTATTAGAAATTGTAAATGAATCTTTGCCAAATGTGACATGTATGAGGAGTGTTCACAATACGTTAAGAGTGAATTTATGAAACGACTGCTAATTTAAAATACATTTCAAATTAAAATCAATTTAATAGTGTTTTTTCTGTGTCTTTTTGTGAACTCTGAGGACTGGACAAAACCTGCAAATTTAATTGCAATTACTGGCATCATAGTTTCTGTAATCCTTACGGTTTCGGCATATTATCTGTCATCTGAAGAACCGGAGCCGCTGCCTACTGGCAAAATGCCATCGGAGAGGCCACTATTTGTAGATAAAATTCATACTGACATCGATAATCTTCTTTCTAAACAAATATCTTCAGATGTTGATATTCTGCTAGAATTTACAAAAAATGAAAATATCCAATCACCTTTTACACTAGATGATATGAAAAACAATAACATCGTTTTTTGTAAAGACACGCAAAATAATCTAAAATGTGATTCTCTAGATGATTTGAGGTTTAACAAACTCATTTTCTCGCCTTACACACTAATTTTTATTTCTCCACAAGAGGCCAACACCAATTCTGGAATTGTTTCAATAGAAAGTTGCGTAATCGAATGGATTTCCATAGACTCACATGACGTAGTTACTATTGAAAACAAGTGGGATGATAGACAATGGTGCACTCATTCTGATGCAATATCTATGACTGATCAGTACATCCCGCGAGGTAAATCTCAAATCAATGTCAATTCATTATCGATGAAATATGAGACTGCTGGTGGTATTGATGCTGGCCTTGTAATTGCATATCACTTTGAACATCTTATTGAGGACTATGTGATGAAAAGTCAAATTGACACATTCAACGTGATTTTACTGGATGCATCAAACTGTGTTTCTGGTGCAGTGTCAAAGATGAATGGAAAAACCACGGAACATTTGGATAGTAAACTTTACAGGTTAACGGGGGATGTGGAGAAAGACATGATGGTGATCAAGGAATGGACTTCAACTGATGATATAGAAAAAACAAACTGTCCTTCTGATCCATATACTCTTGATCCTAAAAATGAAATCAGTCTTAATGTTAAAGAGAATTCAGATGATGCCTCATCTAAATTGGATGGAAATTACTATGTATATGAGATCACAACAATACGTGCAAAAGATATTGGAAATCAATCTGGAGATGTGAATATGTTCAAAGATTGGAAGTTACTAGTTTCAGTAAGGTGACCTTGAATTATTTTACAACCGTATGTTTCTTTAATGGTCTAAAATAATTTCCTTGGTATTGTGTATGACTATTGGTTAATCTTTTTATGCCTCATATGATCCTTGGGAATTCTTTCACATGATATAACATGCAAGATAGAACACACCTAAACAAGGGCTATTGCATCATGAATCTAAATATGTGAAATGTTGTAGGCATAATTTACACTGATGATGATGTAGATGGGGGGGGGGTTACAACGGACAGATGTGGATTGGAGCGGGAAATCTCAATAAATATACAACTGGGAGAAATTCAATTTTTGGAAATATTCTGAGTGAGGATGACGATTCAGATGTTGAAGTGTGGACATAGTTTGACATGGTGATGACTAATAAATGCTAATTTTTTAGACTGAAAGTGCACCAGAATAAACTTTTAGCTATAGTTGTGGTTGTAGTTGGTATTTTGGGTTCATTGGCAATAGTTTCCAATATCGGTATTTCCCCTGGTGAATGTATTACCGTGACATTTTTTGGAGATAGTGGCGTAGAAAGATGCAAAGAAGGTAATTCAAATCTTAGTGCACAGCAAGCTTCTGATTTTAAAACAATACTATCTAAAATGACTCAATTAGAAATTCAGAAACTTGAAACTGAAAAACAAATGATATTACAAAGTGATCAACAAGACTCCGAAAAAATATCATTAATAGAGCAGAGTATTAAAAATATAGAAATAAGAGAAACTAAAAACTTGGAAACACTTCCATATTTACAACCTTCTGATTATGAGTTACTCCAACAAAACCTTGATCAGATTAAATCTGAATTAGAACAAATAATTGTGGTTCCTCCGTCTGTCGGAGGTTCAGGAAATCTTGTTAATTGTCTAGATGGAACCAAGTTGGTAGATGGAGTCTGCGTTACAATTATACCTTCTGGAGAATGTGACAAAGGATATGAAATGATTGATGGAGAGTGTAAAAACCCCATTAAAGTAAAAACTGACATTGCAAATGACATAAAAGTTAATCTTCATAAAAAGATCAGTGAAGACATATACGTTATTCGGAGTGGTTTTGAAGGTAACGAAATTCAGAAATCATTTGATTCCAAATACATCATCGATGACACATTCATCAGTTGTGGTGATGAAGATGAATCACATACAAAATGTGAAAAATTAAAAGATGTTAAGTCTTTCATTGAATCCAAATATGCATTCATTTTCTACTATCCAAATATGATGATAAACAATAGCGATAAGATGACTTCAGAGGACTGTATAATTGAAATCAGTACGCTAAACTCTGTACGTACTAAGAATATTGAAAACAAGTGGAATGATAGACAGTGGTGTAACTCCGAAAAATCTATTTTGATGACCGATCAGTACAATCCACGAAATGATCCGAGCATGAATGTTAATTCATTATTGATGAAATATCGTGATTTCAACGGGGACACCTTAGGTATTGTCAATGCATATAATCTGGAAAAATTTATCGACATCTACGTGAAAGATAGTGATTTCTCAACATTCAATGTAATTTTATTGGACAACCAGAATTGTGTTGCTGCAGCAGTGTCCAAAACAAATGGAGATACTACTAAGCACATGGATAAAAATATCTGGCAAATATCTGATGAGATAGAGCCCAATACATTTGAAATATCTAAGAAGAACATAAGAAATGAGATTGAGAATACCAATTGTGGAAATGAATTCTCAGATTATGCTTTAGATCCATTTACCTTTGTCCACATAGTTGCTATTGAAAATCCGGGACTTGGATTTTCCAAATTAGATGGAAAATATTCAACATTTGAAATGAAGCCAATTACAGATGGAGAGGCCAATGAAGATAATGTGCACATTTTTGAAAACTGGCATTTATTGGTGTCAACTAATTAAAAAATAATTAAAGAACAGAATACGATTATGATAGTTCTACTGTTGAAGTACTATCTTTCAGAGAATTGATTGTTTTCTTTCTAAATATTTCTCTTACATGCTTGATGCTCTCTTATTCATTGAACAATCTCAAAATTCTCTAGGGTGATTCTGGTAAAATTTGAGATAATTTCTTCATCGTAGGAATTGAAATAAAAGAAAATAAACTCTACGTAAGATTTGTAGTATCGATAACTGGTAGGACAAATAACTGGTAGGACAAATAACTGGTAGGACATACAACCAGATATGCCGGAAATTTGTAGAAATCTCAAGAAAGCACAAGTTTAATTTCAAAATTTGTATCTGTGTGGGAGAAAAATCAACACCTACTCCACACAATTTGGTGTATAGAATAATTCTGCGTTTACAATATGCATTTTCATTATGCAGTAAATGGTAAATTTCAAACTATGCTTGGAACAGTCTCAAGTTTCTAAGGTGTTAGACTCAAAGAATCTAAAAAATACTGATGAATAATTGACCTTATTCATCTAAATACTAATACGAATTTAGTATTTTCATGGATTATCCTGTATCTATAGACGAAAATGGTGTTAACTTTAAACCTGAAAAAATGGAAAAAGAAAAACTCTATCACTGCATATTCAAAGATAAGGCCATGCTGGTGTTCAAGGATTCTCAAGATGTGATGAATTGCTATGAGATTGAAGAACCTGTCTTAGTGGAACAAATCAAAAACTGTAACGATGACAACGGTCTTGAAAAATTATTTGAGGACTATATGCAGGGAAAACACCTTAAAAATTAAATAAAAGGAAAATAGAATTTTATCATAACGGGAATTTGAAATTGAGCGACACAAAAAAATCAAAAGATGCAGAAGATATTTTATCCGAATTTGGATCTCGAGCTAAACCTCAATCTAAGTCTGAACCAACACCTGAACCAACACCTGAACCAACACCTGAACCAACACCTGAACCAACACCTGAAAACAATTCTGGCGAGTCTTCTGATTCCAATGCAATTCCAGAAGATCGTAATGTGATTTTTGTCGGCACTAAACCAATCATGACTTATGTCTCTGCAACTTTAACTCAACTTTCAACTAGGACTACTGTCACTATCAAGGCTAGGGGAAAAAGAATTACGCAAGCGGTAGACGTTTCTCAGATGATCACCAAAAGGATGGATTCTGTGGGATATGTTATTTCTGACGTGCGAATTTCTTCTGATTCTTTAACATCTCAGGATGGAAAGCAGCGTAATGTCTCTAACATGGAAATTGATATTACAAAAAATTAATTTAAAAAATTCATCTTTAATCATATTTGGAACTTTGTTTTTTGTATCTGTATCTGGTTTCATCGTTTATCCTTGCGGGGTTGAATATTTTCTAATAATTCGTGATACTTATTCATATGAACAGTCTTATGATTCTGAATTTTGCGAAATTCTTGTTGAAAAATTTATTTGTTCAATGACAGCTGCAAATCTCAAATAGAGATCTTTGATTGCGGTTAAGACGCAATGTCTAGCAAAAATGTAATTCCAAAATAAACTAGCATCCCGTTCAATCCGATCATCAATGCCTTGTAGTTTCGGTTGGACATGATCTGTGTGCTCTTGGAGGCAAGAAATGCTATTCCACCAAGCCATACAAAGTCCATCCAAATATGCATGACAAACACAATTAGCATTCCTGCAAATGCCCAAATCAGCATTGCATCTGCAATCAACTTGAGTCCGATTGTCAGCCACCAAATGATGAAAAATGGATTTAGTGCGCTAAATACGATTCCAGTTACTATTGGATGCTGTTTTGGTTTTGAACTGATGTCTTTTCCACCTTGCAATATCTTTCTAATCTGCATAAATGCAAATACAAAAAGCGTGATTGCTCCTAATATGGAAATCAATATTCTAAATTCTGGAAATGTCTCCAAAGACAGTGCACCTATTCCTAACAAAATTACCAGGGGAAATTCCACAATCGTATGGCCAATGGCCATCTTGACTCCTGATTTTCCACCTTCGCGCAATCCGTGCGATATGTTTGCAGCAAAAAGTGGTCCTGGCGACATTACTCCTGATGCGGATATTGTTATGACTACGAATGCAAATTCTAGAACTTGAATCATTTTCTTTTGACGTCCTGATTATGAAATATGTATTGTTGAGAATGTTCTATCTGTACATGGAATCCTTCAGATGCTTTGATTCTTCTTGCGTTTCCTTAATTGTTATTTCTGCTTTCTCAGCTTCTTTTTG
Coding sequences within it:
- the artG gene encoding thaumarchaeosortase, whose amino-acid sequence is MMNLNLIFGTFIIASPILFAMIAYPDSISWSWNEGRGGYLFALIFVIAELVGLKIIISKKRLLSVIPLAVLTVAYLVSLEFGLREYIVESAKSFDVQLIDSWTWMWDFVVMAIFIVIALTIFFGKRWIRIAPAAPIFLTGTAIILSLDAFFPYDTLGPLQYIVPYFVQANVWLVTALDLGTAVARDNVMFLRGDHGSMALQVFWPSAGVHSIIIFSLVIGAFMLKLNIPRNRKAIYFVIGIIGTIIVNLIRIFSLSWYALKVTTDPVAWEEYHKIAGEIMFLPWLFAFILVVIVIESRRLKKLDAKS
- the dinB gene encoding DNA polymerase IV; its protein translation is METRIVFHIDFDYFYAQCEETRSPELKSKPVCVCVFSDRGGDSGAIATANYTARKYGVKSGIPIAFAKKRLEGRKDAIFLPVDFDFYSEMSKKAMEIMKDSADIFEYVGRDEAYLDVTLRTERNFNKAGHLAQQIKNSIRDKIKLSCSIGISSNKLISKIASDFQKPDGLTIVSPDKIEAFLDQLKIRKIPGIGKKTEERFLEMNLETIQDLKKIDIFTLNKEFGRKSGTYIHNSARGIDDEPVKEKEASIQYSKITTLKKDSKDYQFLSENITDLCKEVHDVVKKNNRMFKSIGIHFVQSDLSNKSKSRMLRNPTKSIEELQRNADQLLKEALENQTITIRRLGVKVSELSEVKGQSDITTFF
- a CDS encoding lysine transporter LysE, with translation MIQVLEFAFVVITISASGVMSPGPLFAANISHGLREGGKSGVKMAIGHTIVEFPLVILLGIGALSLETFPEFRILISILGAITLFVFAFMQIRKILQGGKDISSKPKQHPIVTGIVFSALNPFFIIWWLTIGLKLIADAMLIWAFAGMLIVFVMHIWMDFVWLGGIAFLASKSTQIMSNRNYKALMIGLNGMLVYFGITFLLDIAS
- a CDS encoding DNA-binding protein, producing the protein MKLSDTKKSKDAEDILSEFGSRAKPQSKSEPTPEPTPEPTPEPTPEPTPENNSGESSDSNAIPEDRNVIFVGTKPIMTYVSATLTQLSTRTTVTIKARGKRITQAVDVSQMITKRMDSVGYVISDVRISSDSLTSQDGKQRNVSNMEIDITKN